From the genome of Vibrio spartinae:
ACGTCTTCCCCCTGAATGAGATAACTCATATCGACCATTAATTCCGTTATTACACTCTTCAAGTTTACTCTTTCTATTTTAGGAGCAGAGCCATTTTTCCTGTTAATCCAAAGCAAGGTTTCAGTGGTCAGCTGCATATTCATGCTAGCTCTATCTAACCTCTCCAACGGCATGACTGTAGATTCTGGTAATGAAAGCCGCTGTAGATACTCCATATTGGAGCGAATGATGGCTATCGGTGTCCTCAGCTCATGGCTGGCATGCGACAGAAAACGTTTTTCCCGTTCCATTAAGCTTTGGTTCTGGTATAGCGTGTTCTCTAAACTGTCCGCAATTTGTTCGAATTCCTTGTAACGTAAACGAGGACGGGGATGATCAAGGTTCCTTATTGTTAAACCTTGTACCCAACTTGACAATGTTGAAATAAGAGAGCCGATGTGGCGGGAATATAGTCCCAGAGCAATCATAGCGATAATCAGATAGCCAATTGCAATATAAACCATCAAATACTCGCTTTTTAATAGGTCGGCGTAATCTTCGGGCTGAGTCAGCTTCGAATTAAAGTTTGATACGACGTAAAGGCTTCTGCCATCGTGCAGTATCATTCTGTATACAACGTAATAGTAATCTGGCTTCTCTGTACTTTCTGGGGGCTCAAATACGGCATATTCGTTCGGCTTCAACTTGAGGTGGATAAAAAAGTCGCCATACCGATCGATACTCCTATCTAAATTGTCTAAATAGAAACTCGTGACAAATGATGAGGTATCGCCCAGCTTCGGATTCCTCTCATATTCTTGGGCATATTTACGGGCATTCAGAACCACAGCGTACTTAGCAGCGGTGTCGATACCGCGATCAAAGAAACGAATCAGTAATTCGGTGTAAATACCAACAGTGAGCAGGGCTATTAACATGAAATAAACAGTTAAAGATCGATTCAGAGAAACTTGTTTACTCATGAAAGGTTTTCTCCCAACCGAAATCCATGTCCTTGAACGGTATGGATCAACGGCCTGGCAAAAGGTTTATCAAGCTGCTGACGGAGCTGATATATCTGCACCCGAAGATTATTTGAATCAGGAATATCATTAGGCCACAAAATATTCTCAAGCTCTCTCCGGTTTACCGTCGCCGGACTTTTGCGCATCAAGACTTCCAACAAGATCATATTGAGAGGTGTCAGTCTGATTTCTTGTCCCGCTCGAATCACTCGTTTCGCCAAAAGATCATACTCCAAATCAGCAATGAGCAGCTTGTGCACCTGACCACTTTTACGTCGAGATAACGCCTTGGTTCGTAAGGCAAGTTCTTGCATCGCGAACGGTTTTACCAAATAATCATCCGTTCCGACCTGAAACCCGGCAACTTTGTCCTCTAGCGTATCTTTTGCCGTCAGCATCAGTATCGGGGTATCATTTCCGCGACTTCTCAATATTTCGCAAAGGCTAAATCCGTCAATTCTCGGTAACATCAAATCCAGCAAGATAGCATCATAATGATTAGACATAGCTAAATTCAAGCCAGTATGACCATTATAAGCGTGGTCACAAATAATCTTATCCAGTCTAAGATAATCAGCGATAGAATGAGCAAGGTCTTTATCATCTTCAATGAGAAGTACTTCCGTTTGTGTTTCCCTCATTACACTCCCCCCCGAATCATTGCGCACAAGAATAGCATACCTGCTATCAAATGATTATAATCGGACAAGAAGGCACAGTGCTCTTATATAAAAGTGGGTGTATGAAATCTAATCTAGTTCAACTCAACAATCGAATTATCATCATTCCTTAGGAATGGTGGGATTTTGGTATACCTTGTATAAATCTAACCCACCCTAGAAGGTGGGTTTTCTTTTTCTACCTTTTAGGAACTAGTCTCTTGGAGGGATTCAAATGAAAAAGGTCGCCGTTTTTGGAAAGCCGGGTAGCGGAAAATCAACAGTCAGCAAAGCATTAGCGTTAGCGAGCGGTTTACCGCTTCACCAACTCGATTCATTGGTTTACAAACCAAATGGCGAGTTTGTAGCGCGAGAAGAATTTGATGCTGCTTACAACGAGATACTGCGTTCAGACTCATGGGTCATTGACGGCCTTGGTCCCATCAATTCCTTTTATGAGCGTTTAGCTGCGGCAGATACTCTGGTTTATATCGACCTACCATACTCAGTCAGCTACTGGTTCGTGACCAAGCGTTTGCTGAAAGGATTATTTATAAAACCTGAGGGTTGGCCTGATGGCAGCTCCATATTAAAAGGTTCTCTGAATAGCTATAAGACTTTGAAGTTATGCCCTAGGTTCTGGAATGATGATTTTTTGTCTAAGTTAATGGCGTACTCTGGAAGCAAAGATGTCTACATCATCAAAACCGTGTCAGAGCTGAATGATTTTGCTTTCGTACATGCTAAATAACACGTATATAAACGAGTATAAAAACACGTTAATTTGAATGGAGTAATACGTTGATTTCAGGATTAAATCATATCACGCTCGCAGTCAGTGATTTGGAGCATTCACTTAACTTTTATATCAACATTCTGGGTTTTACTGGACATGTGAAGTGGGAAAGTGGCGCATACATCTCTATCGGAGGTGTGTGGTTTTGTCTATCTTGTGACACACCATGTCCAAAAAATGATTACACACATATTGCCTTTGATATCACTCCCGAAGAATTTGAGAATTTTTCGTCACGTATACTTTCATTTGGTGCTGAAGTGTGGAAGCAAAACAAAAGTGAAGGGCAGTCGTTGTATATTTTAGACCCCGATGGACACAAATTAGAAATTCATGTTGGTTCGTTAAAAAGTAGGCTTGAGGCACTTAAAAGCAAGCCATATAGTGGACTCACTTGGCTTTAAATTGTAAATACGGGCGTATGATGGGTTAAAACTAATAAGCAGGACACGCACCTCACGGAGTGGATTTGTTCAGAGGTTGAAGTCGTTCTAGGTCTTCTAAACTAGCTCTCGATGTAAATTATTTTTTGCTCGATTTCATGTCGGGGTATTGAATAATTAAGGGCAGTTTTGCATCGATAAAGATGAATCATCGGTTTGAATGGATGACGAGTGTGGCAACTGAATTGATATTGAACGGTATTGTTCAGCAAATATGAATCCCGAGCATTCTCTGCTTTTTAAGTTGTTGTTTCGCGAGATTAAGCCGTTCGGTTGAACCGACCCAGAGTCTGGGTTTCTTTTCCAGCTCGGTGCAGAGTTTGAGGCATTCCTGCTGAGGCAGAGACAACCGCGTGAGGATATTGGGTAGGCGTTGGTGAATATAGCCCCGTTTATCTTCCCGGATTTGCCGCCCGACCCAATCGACCAATTCGATATAATCCATCAGTCGGAAAGGAATACCTTGGGGGTTATCCTGATGTTCATAGCCGATGAAATTCACTAAATTGTGGGTTTCGGTTTTTCCTTGCGCCAGTGAAGTCAGTCGGGCTTTAATCGAAGTGTACTCAGACTGCTCGGGTGTGTCAGCCATATTTGCTCTGACCGGATTGAGGTCGACATAGGCCATCGCTGCTAACAGGGCTTTCTCATCGAGTAAAGCCTGAGATTTAAACCGTCCTTCCCAGAATCGCCCTCTGCACTGGTCTTCGTTGTTGGCACGGACGGCAATCTCATGATTGAGCTCTTGCATAAAACAACTGAGGGAATAGAGTCGGTGACGCCAAGTTTCAATGAGTTGGGTGCAGGCATCACGCTCAGCTTGAGAAGTCAGTTGTCCATCGAGAAGGCGCTGAATGAGCTGGGGGAGTTGATGCTCTTGTCCCCATCGTTCAATGACCTCATGGTCAGAAAGAGAGATAGCCTTCTTTTTATCGATATAGACGACCATATGGTAATGGTTACTCATCACAGCATGGGAGCAAATCCCAATACAGTAGATAGAAGCTAATGTGAAGATACGCGATTCCACCCATTCCCGGCGATGTTCATAGGATTTACCACAATAAGGGTCATAACCACATAGAAATGAGCGACGGACACAGCGGGAGACGATGTGATAGTAGGGCGTGACCTCGGGGCAAATGAGTTGTGAGCGGGCAGTTGTCATGGGTGCTCTCGGGATGATGATAGATGAGTCTTATCGTGGAGGATTGAGGCTGGATAGGGAATCGATTCAACCGCTGATTCCGAGTGAGTTCAAATTTATTGGTTATCAATGGTCAGACTGATTTCATGATGATGAGAGATTGATTAGAGCGGGTGTCCTTATTTTGTTTTGTGGAGCATCGAATTCAGGATCACGACCATCTTTCTGATGCAGGCAATAATAGCCACTTTTTGGGTTTTCCAGCAGCTAAAAGGTGCTGATAAGTTGCTTTGATGACGGAGTTGGATTGCAGAGCTGACATGATTGCCATGTAAAGAACGGTACGAACTTGTGCTCGTCCTCCCTGAATGATTCGCTTACCTTTGTATCACCCGCTTTCACCACAACTTACAAAAAGATAAAGCAAGAAATTCTTCGCATTTTTCCCGTAACATCAGTATCCTGTGCGCCAGTAACTCTTACCAAGATGCAAGCGTAACCAGAAAATCTTTTTGTCTGGCTTGATTGCGTGTTGTTCAGAACCAGCTTTACGGGCGTCCTGCCCGAAAAAGCTTAATCATTCTTCCTTGGATGAAATTTGAGTGATTCCCTAACAAAAAAACTGAGCAGGAGCGAATAAAATCGTCCCGGCCAGCGTCCACGAATTAAACCGTTCTTGGGTACTTTGGGTACGCCAAAAATACCTGGGGCGCGTACATCAGATGCCGCAGAAATTAATAAACCCATTACGCCCCAAACAACTGCTCCTCAATGTTCATCTCCCCCCATTGTGTTTTTTACTAAGAACTACATGCACTCATCTCATGCCACTGATTGTCCTTGTAACAGAGCTTTGGCGGTGTTGCCGATAAATCAGCGGTTTGGCGGCTGCCATTATCACTGAAAATTACATTCAGTGAAGACAACGTCTGATGGAAATCATAGCAATAGCTGTTGTTTTCCGCGGTCATCGCCACGCCCGGCCATGAGACGGTATCGACCGGAGAGGTAGCCTCAACACTCCAGAAATAGAGATAAGGCTGAGCAAAATTTTGTGGGTTGTCATAACACACTTTGTTGTTTTGCACCGTGGGATTGCCACCTTCTCCCGGTTTGAGTGAAAAGCCACACTCACGCAGTGACTGCCAGTCGCCGTTGAAGTAACAAGTGCCGGATTGCGTGGTGAGATCGACCGTTTTTGAGGCGCCTTGGTCCGAGAAGATGACATTCAGTGTTGTCAGCTCGGTTGCGGGCTCAAAACAAGCAAAGTCACCATTTTTCGCCATCGCGACACCGGGCCAGCTTGTCGCTGCCAATGCACCGGTTGGCTCAACATTCCAATAGTACAGAGACGGTTGGTGAAAGTGGGTGTCTTTATCGTAGTAGCAAATCGCATGCTCACTTACTGCTGTTGCAGGAACCGGCTCGTTTGGTTGGGGTGTGGTTCCGCCTGAGATTTTAGCACCGACGTGAATTGCAGCCGCGCCTTGCAAAGACACATGAAACATGGCGTTGCCCTGACTATCGACATGTATCATATTGCCGCTGCACGCCCGATTACCCGAATCGAAATTACCGGAGATAATGTCACAGTAATCCCCTTCAGGCATGCCGGTGCTCAGAGTTTTGTCTAATGCGGCGGTATCACTGCGGTTAATCACGACAAATCCCAGCCCACCACGGCCGAATGCAATCTGGTTACTACCGTTGTCCCACCAGTGAGTGACTTGCTGCTGTGATGCGGTCACGTTGCGAAAGGCCACCATGTTTGCGACGCCGCGCCATTGATGGGTACAGATCCAGTCGCCGCCATTAAAACGACAGGCATTGCCTGAATGGACCCCAGTTGCCGGCGGTGCATCATCGCTGTGGTTAAATTGATAACCGGACATGATTTTCGGATAGCCATAAGGGTAGGCCAGCATGAAGACATTGCCGAGCATGTATAAATTGCCCTGATCTTTATAGGTCAGTTCATTGCTGGCATTGGTGCGCTCATCATCATGATTGGTGACAAATACAACCGCATCATCGCTGGGGAGCCAACCACTCCAGTGATTTAATTCTTTTAACTCGTTGATGTGACCGTTTTTAAATTTACTGCCGAGAGTGCGGGCAAAGTTGAATTCCGTGACATCCCCATTGCTAACATATTCTGAAGGTTGGATCGGTTCGCCGCCGGCGCCGATGACTTCCTGAAAGATGTATGGGTTGCCGTTGAGTTTACTTTTAATCGCAGCAATATCGGCTGCCGGAATATGTTTGGCTGCATCAATTCTGAAACCGGCAACGCCCATACTGATGGCATCATTCATATAATCCGCGATTTTTTGTCGCACATAGTCTGATTCGGTTTTTAAGTCGTTCAGCCCCACCAAGTCACAGTTTTGTACTTGCCAGCGATTGTTGTAGTTAATATTGTCCGTGCAGTTATGAAAATCGTTGGGGCCATAAGGGACATCGGGGAAATTCCGGTTTAACGCGGCCATATGGTTGATGACGGTATCCATGTAGATATCGACGCCAGCCGCTTTACACCGGCTCACCATATCTTTGAACTGTTCGCGATTGCCACTGCGACTGTCGAACTGATAGCTCATCGGCTGATAGCGAGACCACCACGCTGCGTTATCGATACTTTTTTGCGGGGGCGAAATTTGGACGGCCGCGAACCCCTTTGGCCCCAAAAAGTCTTCACATTCCGTCGCAATATCTGACCAGTGCCATTCAAATAAATGAACAAAAGTCGTTTTGGGCGCGTCCTGTGCGTACACTGGCGATAGCCCCCACAGGCTGCTGCATAGCATTATTCCGGTTAATAGTTTGTTATTCATATTCTCATCCTAACCATTCCAATTGGTGTTCATTGTTCCGTCAACATGTGTTTGGTTTCGTTAACGTGTCACTCAAGGGTTTTATATTCACGCAGCAACACATCAACAACACCTATCATAGAAACAAATCATAGCGGAGAGCTCATCCGCAGCTTCGGATGATGGGGAGGAATTCGCCAGGCGTAGAATTGCATAAACCGTTTATTCTGTGAGAGCAGTCACTGATTCAGGGATGAGTCTCCGGCCTTACCAGAGAGTGATGCCGTGATGATGAAGGACATGCGATCCTGAAACCACAGCGTCCTCTTGCGGAGGAATGCCTCAGGCATTAGATTTTTACGGCATTGCGTATTGCATAAAAACAGTTGAGTGCTTTTTGCA
Proteins encoded in this window:
- a CDS encoding sensor histidine kinase; this translates as MSKQVSLNRSLTVYFMLIALLTVGIYTELLIRFFDRGIDTAAKYAVVLNARKYAQEYERNPKLGDTSSFVTSFYLDNLDRSIDRYGDFFIHLKLKPNEYAVFEPPESTEKPDYYYVVYRMILHDGRSLYVVSNFNSKLTQPEDYADLLKSEYLMVYIAIGYLIIAMIALGLYSRHIGSLISTLSSWVQGLTIRNLDHPRPRLRYKEFEQIADSLENTLYQNQSLMEREKRFLSHASHELRTPIAIIRSNMEYLQRLSLPESTVMPLERLDRASMNMQLTTETLLWINRKNGSAPKIERVNLKSVITELMVDMSYLIQGEDVSVEFKCDGELEMDLPVVPLTIVLNNLLRNAYQYTTEGWILCHLDDHSVTIHNCDTSIQNGQESISFGFGFGLELTKQVCDKLEWTLDIKQESAGIVARLIWPE
- a CDS encoding response regulator transcription factor; the protein is MRETQTEVLLIEDDKDLAHSIADYLRLDKIICDHAYNGHTGLNLAMSNHYDAILLDLMLPRIDGFSLCEILRSRGNDTPILMLTAKDTLEDKVAGFQVGTDDYLVKPFAMQELALRTKALSRRKSGQVHKLLIADLEYDLLAKRVIRAGQEIRLTPLNMILLEVLMRKSPATVNRRELENILWPNDIPDSNNLRVQIYQLRQQLDKPFARPLIHTVQGHGFRLGENLS
- a CDS encoding P-loop NTPase family protein, with the translated sequence MKKVAVFGKPGSGKSTVSKALALASGLPLHQLDSLVYKPNGEFVAREEFDAAYNEILRSDSWVIDGLGPINSFYERLAAADTLVYIDLPYSVSYWFVTKRLLKGLFIKPEGWPDGSSILKGSLNSYKTLKLCPRFWNDDFLSKLMAYSGSKDVYIIKTVSELNDFAFVHAK
- the fos gene encoding fosfomycin resistance glutathione transferase; this translates as MISGLNHITLAVSDLEHSLNFYINILGFTGHVKWESGAYISIGGVWFCLSCDTPCPKNDYTHIAFDITPEEFENFSSRILSFGAEVWKQNKSEGQSLYILDPDGHKLEIHVGSLKSRLEALKSKPYSGLTWL
- a CDS encoding transposase; its protein translation is MTTARSQLICPEVTPYYHIVSRCVRRSFLCGYDPYCGKSYEHRREWVESRIFTLASIYCIGICSHAVMSNHYHMVVYIDKKKAISLSDHEVIERWGQEHQLPQLIQRLLDGQLTSQAERDACTQLIETWRHRLYSLSCFMQELNHEIAVRANNEDQCRGRFWEGRFKSQALLDEKALLAAMAYVDLNPVRANMADTPEQSEYTSIKARLTSLAQGKTETHNLVNFIGYEHQDNPQGIPFRLMDYIELVDWVGRQIREDKRGYIHQRLPNILTRLSLPQQECLKLCTELEKKPRLWVGSTERLNLAKQQLKKQRMLGIHIC
- a CDS encoding starch-binding protein, translating into MNNKLLTGIMLCSSLWGLSPVYAQDAPKTTFVHLFEWHWSDIATECEDFLGPKGFAAVQISPPQKSIDNAAWWSRYQPMSYQFDSRSGNREQFKDMVSRCKAAGVDIYMDTVINHMAALNRNFPDVPYGPNDFHNCTDNINYNNRWQVQNCDLVGLNDLKTESDYVRQKIADYMNDAISMGVAGFRIDAAKHIPAADIAAIKSKLNGNPYIFQEVIGAGGEPIQPSEYVSNGDVTEFNFARTLGSKFKNGHINELKELNHWSGWLPSDDAVVFVTNHDDERTNASNELTYKDQGNLYMLGNVFMLAYPYGYPKIMSGYQFNHSDDAPPATGVHSGNACRFNGGDWICTHQWRGVANMVAFRNVTASQQQVTHWWDNGSNQIAFGRGGLGFVVINRSDTAALDKTLSTGMPEGDYCDIISGNFDSGNRACSGNMIHVDSQGNAMFHVSLQGAAAIHVGAKISGGTTPQPNEPVPATAVSEHAICYYDKDTHFHQPSLYYWNVEPTGALAATSWPGVAMAKNGDFACFEPATELTTLNVIFSDQGASKTVDLTTQSGTCYFNGDWQSLRECGFSLKPGEGGNPTVQNNKVCYDNPQNFAQPYLYFWSVEATSPVDTVSWPGVAMTAENNSYCYDFHQTLSSLNVIFSDNGSRQTADLSATPPKLCYKDNQWHEMSACSS